ATAAGCCCGTCATCGTCAAAATAACAGTTGCGAAAAGATACTTTTCTATCCTAGGTCAGTTGCCAACCGAAACTGAAAGGACGTTGTCATGCGCCTCCTCCCGATCGCTCTTGCCGCCGCCGCCCTTGCCGCGCCCGCCATGGCCGCCGCCCCGCATCTCAGCGCCGACCTCGTCGCCGCCGCCGACGCGCGCGTCATCGTCAAGGGCGCCGCCTTTGCCTGCGAGGGCACGACCTGCACCACCCGCGCCGCCGCCAGCCGCCCCGCCATCCTGTGCGAGCGTCTCGTCAAGGAAGTCGGCCCCGTGACCCGCTTCGCCGTCGACGGCGTGGCGATGGACGAGGCCGCGCTCTCGCGCTGCAACGCCAAGGCGCGCTAGGCACCTTTCGCCCGGCCCCCGGCCGGATCGACTGTCCTACAGGGCATCGGCGCGTTTATGATGCGCCGGTGCCCTGTTGCGTCTCCACGCGTCGGAACCGCCGAGTTCCCAAAGTGGACAAAGTGGACAACCCCCCGATTTCATCCGACAAACTGCGCCCAGCCGCCTCTTTTGCACTTGCACAAATAGCCCCCGGA
The nucleotide sequence above comes from Sphingomicrobium arenosum. Encoded proteins:
- a CDS encoding CC_3452 family protein → MRLLPIALAAAALAAPAMAAAPHLSADLVAAADARVIVKGAAFACEGTTCTTRAAASRPAILCERLVKEVGPVTRFAVDGVAMDEAALSRCNAKAR